The sequence AATAGTGAGATGATAATACTTCATTGTGAGTTGCTGAGTATGTATGAGGGCCTTACTGTCGAGTCGTATCAACATATTATGATGAGAAACTTCTCTATCAGTGACATGAAAGGCTGTTGGTTTGCTTTGGAGAATCATTCCCTAAAATTATGTACTCAACGAGCGATCACGGATATGAACGGTATCCGTTTTTGTAACTTGGTGAATGGTTTTGTTCAACAAGGAAAGCAATGGCGTGAAAAACTACCTCAGCTATTAGATCCTAGATTAGACAATCCATTATCGCCTTGGTTAGCGGTATAACGCAGAGTCTGAGCTTGCCTGCAGTGGTAAGGCACTCGACCGAGGTGAACAGGGCTATGTTCTCGGTTGTCTTCAGGGTAGTCCACTTCAATAAATTATTTTTGAATGACTAGGCTTATGAAAATTATGCTATGTTTTCTCATGCTAGTCTCCTTTGTAATATTGTTAGGTCACAAATACAGTATGGCTCTGGTGTACAGTTTAGCTATTTTGGACAATCCACGAACTTGGAGGCTAGCACCTCTTGGGAGTCATTATGCCTAGAGGTTTTAAGCCCTGCATCAAGTCCCGCAGTATTATCGCGGCTGTTAAACCCGATAACTTGATGAGGATTAATAATGGACAACAACAGAGATAAAGATAGGAAACAAGCAAAGAAAAGAGTGTAAAAACTCTCAAAGAAAACGAATAAGTTGATAAGCTGTTTATTCCAGAAAGAACTGGAAGCTTATGTATATTCGCTTTGAAAAGTTGAAGCGAGCTAAACAGTTAGGAATGGATTACTCACCAAAACATTGAGACAACAATTAGATGACTAAATACCAATTGATGTTATTAAGCAGCCGTAAGTTTAATAACAGTTAACACCTTCATGAGGCCACCCTTGAAGGTGTTAACCAAGAATAGGAAGTGTATGTTAAGCATAAGAAAATACCAAGAAGATGACTGCGATGATTTGTGGGCGTTATTTTATAATACAGTGCGCTTCATCAATATTAAGGACTATTCCAAATCTCAAGTTGACGCATGGGCATCAAAAGACATTAAACGTGCTGCTTGGAGTTCTATATTGGCAAAAAACCAACCATTCATAGCGATAGTGGATGGCATGGTGGCTGGTTATGCAGATTTACAAAATGACGGTTTGATTGACCATTTTTATTGCCATCATGACTATCAGGGCAAAGGCGTTGGTTCAGCACTTATGCAGCATATTTTTGATGAGTCTACAGCTAAGAGATTGAGTAAGCTCTATGCGCACGTGAGTGTAACCGCAA is a genomic window of Shewanella psychrophila containing:
- a CDS encoding GNAT family N-acetyltransferase, with product MLSIRKYQEDDCDDLWALFYNTVRFINIKDYSKSQVDAWASKDIKRAAWSSILAKNQPFIAIVDGMVAGYADLQNDGLIDHFYCHHDYQGKGVGSALMQHIFDESTAKRLSKLYAHVSVTAKPFFESFGFKVVTEQEVSVRGEKLTNYLMEKAHK
- a CDS encoding type III secretion system chaperone, coding for MDITTGVCALYDHDGQEAAIIEVPKNSEMIILHCELLSMYEGLTVESYQHIMMRNFSISDMKGCWFALENHSLKLCTQRAITDMNGIRFCNLVNGFVQQGKQWREKLPQLLDPRLDNPLSPWLAV